Proteins encoded together in one Cryptococcus deuterogattii R265 chromosome 13, complete sequence window:
- a CDS encoding SUMO activating enzyme, translating into MSEQNQTQKQITEDEASLYDRQIRLWGLEAQNRMRSSTVLILSLRSLSHETIKNLVLAGIGRLIIADSDVVTDEDLGSGFLFREEDNAVGKPRTDAALEQIQSLNPLVTLSKLGMDSFEGEEDKVAEILKKEAVDVVVACDLSVKENERIDAAARKAGSLFYAAGTYGFTGYVFADLGESYEYVVNSTDGLSKKVLSYPSFSTVLDRSKWAKSGGSPFRGLSRNATRSAAPATILGITALWEYESQNGHLPAEESSLSALTSTAESIRTALGVNSTAVPSVDSSLLIHLASHATHFFPPTLAILGGLLAQDVLRALSRKDKPIANLLAVDSMSGVGTVGRWSMMDAQNAQ; encoded by the exons ATGAGCGAGCAGAACCAAACCCAGAAGCAAATTACCGAAG ACGAGGCGTCTTTGTACGACCGACAGATTCGCTTATGGGGTCTTGAAGCTCAGAATCG AATGCGATCTTCGACAGTTCTtattctttctcttcgatCTCTTTCCCACGAAACTATCAAAAATCTCGTACTTGCAGGTATCGGCCGCTTAATTATCGCGGACTCCGATGTCGTCACAGACGAAGATTTGGGATCAGGGTTTCTTTTccgggaagaagacaacgCAGTTGGCAAACCTAGAACGGATGCTGCTCTGGAACAGATTCAGTCACTGAACCCACTTGTGACTTTGAGTAAATTAGGTATGGACAgctttgaaggagaagaggataagGTTGCGGAAATAttgaagaaagaggctGTGGATGTCGTTGTTGCGTGTGACTTAAGCGTGAAAGAAAAT GAGAGAATTGATGCGGCTGCTAGAAAAGCCGGTTCACTGTTCTACGCTGCAGGAACATACGGTTTCACGGGCTACGTCTTTGCGGATTTGGGCGAGTCATACGAATACGTTGTCAA CTCAACAGACGGATTATCGAAGAAAGTTCTCtcctatccttctttttcaacagTGCTTGATAGGTCAAAGTGGGCTAAATCCGGTGGTAGCCCCTTCAGGGGACTATCCAGGAATGCAACGAGGTCAGCAGCACCTGCTACTATTCTTGGTATCACTG CCCTTTGGGAATATGAATCCCAAAACGGTCACCTCCCCGCCGAGGAatcttccctttcagcCCTCACTTCCACCGCCGAATCCATCCGCACCGCCCTAGGAGTCAACTCTACCGCCGTCCCTTCCGTCGACTCTTCCTTATTGATTCACCTCGCTTCTCACGCCAcccacttcttccctcctaCACTCGCTATTCTCGGCGGCCTACTTGCACAAGATGTCTTGCGAGCACTGAGTCGGAAAGATAAGCCTATCGCCAACTTACTGGCTGTTGACAGTATGAGTGGTGTTGGTACCGTTGGACGGTGGAGCATGATGGACGCGCAGAACGCTCAATAG
- a CDS encoding ABC transporter PMR5: protein MSFPYSEDPGAVTAVQSPASSSHTFEEELTTPYQQAKHDKTEDVPISQAKIFEQPGSIPLPNSGYHSLGLVWEDVTVHGAGGGKKYVESLDISVFKFFDLYSFMKKIFHITTGPTRPLIRNFSGVVEEGEVLLVLGRPGAGCSTLMRALANVNEPFVKIEGGLSYSTIPAHEAKKYFDGQIIFNSEEDEHQPLLTVEETIKAALYLKEPRKKEDKEKRAEYAEGLLSRILDTFGMPHTRKTKVGNQFVRGVSGGERKRVSLAEVLTTNAAVICWDNPIRGLDSAVALHFYKVLRELSKSLGMANIISTYQTAQDAWRCVDRVVVIYEGRQIFSGRASEAQAYFENMGWYKKPRQTTPDFLTAVTSPNERQVKEGFEGKVPQTPDEFERHFLDSQEYKELQQDIQKYKQRHAETSNADEFRRAVKSSKHHGAGKANAYQVNFAQQVAILCVRQLQLTRSDMLSFLYRIGSNILQAVLVGAVCYKPPNNSAGSFAIAGALFFCILYYTIFALGEVPATVNSRPLLKKHRALGFYHPAAHTLAQIVCDIPVYVFQTLLFSAIFYFMVGLSVGAKYFFTFWFVIFTMYETISVMYRMIGSWTPNLSVAIRYGCLALSVVLAASGFVLPPPRQLRWISWLRRATPCAWAFEALLANEFRARVLSCDATDLIPYGEGYDDIAFQVCSIQGAQPGTTTVPGMDYIEYVYGYQTSHIWRNVGILWAFFVVYVVMIVIGSSLLIRESPDSSQKVYKRGPKATQEDPETKAEAEEAAEKPNGTVSSGGQVPVYTFEDVRYTVQVAGKDKTLLNGINGFVKGGSLTALMGASGAGKTTLLDTISLRKTTGKVEGKMTIDGKPLDASFSRQTGFAMQADIHEPMSTVRECLQFSALLRQSNDRTREERLEFAENIIKLLELEDIADALIGAPGEDGLGVEERKRVTIGVELAADPEFLLFLDEPTSGLDSQASYEIVRFLKRIAASGLAVLCTIHQPSGDLFEMFDSVVLLAPGGHTVYVGETGENAATVIKYFGDRGAYCPSEANPAEFILGTVAPVGGTVIDWPGLWKESAEAAEVQRKINEFTSRNNLGADHEKADAETQQKSGSDAYASSFMTQSKELIIRNFRAQWRDGSFWTTQLAILIFFGLFVGFYWFKIDHTPNNMSPASLGILVAVQALPGIVMDIGINYLAKLDMFLARERLGIYSWQALVTSLLVVSIPVLFVGWNLLFFCFYWTIGLIGTRADGVLIWLCFLSCAILNGTFGVLLGAVSPNRLSLPYILSLVWNLLNCLSWALVFYSGLPSPFHYFFSWLSPLRYLYGAMMTASLGDLTLNCIEEDLVTFYPPPGQTCYDYAANYLSTTSGYLVDGNSTTSCQYCTSSTGYDYIQQIGFSNGTKWRDWAITIIWCLSNIFFCYLFTWLVKIRPLYKKS from the exons ATGTCGTTCCCATACAGCGAAGATCCGGGAGCAGTTACTGCTGTTCAGTCGCCCGCCTCATCGTCTCACACCTTCGAAGAGGAGTTAACCACTCCATATCAGCAAGCAAAACACGATAAAACTGAAGATGTCCCCATCAGTCAGGCCAAGATCTTTGAACAACCTGGAAGTATTCCATTACCAAATTCTGGTTACCACTCTTTGGGTCTCGTTTGGGAAGATGTCACAGTTCACGGTGCTGGCGGAGGTAAAAAATATGTTGAGTCCCTCGATATCTCAGTCTTCAAG TTCTTTGACCTCTACTCCttcatgaagaagattttcCATATCACTACTGGTCCCACTAGGCCTCTCATCCGCAATTTCTCTGGTGTcgtggaggaaggagaagtctTATTAGTATTAGGCCGCCCCGGTGCTGGATGCTCCACCTTGATGCGCGCCCTTGCAAACGTCAATGAACCGTTCGTCAAAATCGAGGGCGGTTTATCGTACTCTACCATTCCTGCACACGAGGCTAAGAA GTACTTTGACGGCCAGATTATTTTCAACtccgaggaagatgaacatCAACCTCTACTTACAGTCGAGGAAACAATTAAAGCTGCCCTGTATTTGAAGGAACCTcgcaagaaggaggataagGAAAAGCGAGCTGAGTATGCTGAGGGTCTTTTATCTCGTATATTAGATACCTTTGGTATGCCCCACACTAGGAAGACCAAAG TCGGCAACCAATTTGTCCGTGGTGTCTCTGGGGGTGAAAGGAAGCGAGTTTCTTTAGCAGAAGTCCTCACGACCAACGCCGCTGTTATTTGCTGGGATAATCCCATCCGAGGTCTGGACTCTGCCGTCGCTCTACACTTCTACAAGGTCTTACGAGAACTCTCCAAATCTCTCGGAATGGCCAAC ATTATCTCCACATATCAGACTGCTCAGGATGCATGGCGATGTGTAGACCGCGTTGTTGTCATCTACGAAGGCAGACAGATTTTCTCC GGTCGAGCCAGCGAAGCTCAAGCCTACTTTGAGAACATGGGCTGGTACAAAAAGCCCCGTCAGAC TACTCCCGATTTCTTGACTGCCGTAACATCACCCAACGAACGGCAAGTGAAGGAAGGCTTTGAAGGCAAGGTCCCCCAAACGCCTGATGAATTTGAGCGCCACTTCTTGGATAGCCAGGAGTATAAGGAGTTGCAGCAAGATATTCAGAAGTACAAACAGCGACATGCCGAAACGAGCAACGCGGACGAATTCCGCCGCGCTGTCAAATCTTCCAAGCACCACGGTGCTGGAAAAGCCAACGCATATCAGGTCAATTTTGCTCAACAGGTTGCTATCTTGTGTGTTCGCCAACTGCAGCTCACTCGTAGTGACATGCTCAGTTTCCTCTATCGCATCGGTTCCAACATTTTACAGGCTGTCTTGGTCGGTGCTGTTT GCTACAAGCCTCCGAATAATTCGGCTGGTTCTTTCGCTATTGCTGGtgctcttttcttctgtATCTTATACTACACTATCTTCGCCCTTGGTGAAGTCCCTGCTACTGTCAACTCTCGTCCGCTCTTGAAGAAACACAGGGCCCTCGGTTTTTACCATCCCGCTGCACACACTTTGGCTCAAATTGTCTGTGATATCCCTGTCTACGTGTTCCAAaccctccttttctcggcAATCTTCTACTTCATGGTCGGCCTCAGTGTCGGAGCAAAGTATTTCTTTACCTTCTGGttcgtcatcttcacaATGTACGAGACCATATCGGTTATGTACCGAATGATTGGTTCATGGACTCCCAACCTGTCCGTGGCCATTCGGTACGGTTGTCTTGCTCTCTCCGTTGTTTTGGCGGCTTCGGGATtcgtccttcctcctcccagACAGC TGAGATGGATTTCATGGTTACGAAGAGCAACTCCATGTGCTTGGGCGTTCGAGGCGCTTCTTGCAAACGAGTTCCGAGCAAGAGTTTTGTCTTGTGACGCAACCGACCTTATCCCGTACGGCGAAGGCTACGATGACATCGCCTTTCAAGTGTGCTCCATTCAAGGTGCCCAGCCTGGGACTACAACCGTTCCTGGCATGGACTACATCGAATATGTCTACGGCTATCAGACCAGTCACATCTGGAGGAATGTTGGTATCTTATGGGCTTTCTTTGTTG TCTACGTTGTCATGATTGTTATTGGATCTTCTCTGCTTATTCGAGAAAGTCCCGACTCATCTCAGAAGGTCTACAAGCGCGGTCCCAAAGCCACGCAAGAGGACCCCGAGACAAaggcagaagcagaagaagctgcgGAGAAGCCTAATGGTACTGTCAGTAGCGGAGGTCAAGTTCCGGTCTATACTTTTGAGGATGTTCGCTATACTGTTCAGGTCGCCGGTAAAGACAAAACTCTTCTC AACGGTATCAATGGTTTCGTAAAAGGCGGATCGCTTACCGCCTTGATGGGTGCTTCTGGAGCGGGCAAGACCACTCTCTTG GACACTATCTCTCTTCGTAAGACTACCGGTAAAGTGGAAGGCAAAATGACTATCGATGGCAAACCTCTGGACGCGTCCTTCTCCCGTCAAACTGGTTTCGCCATGCAAGCAGACATCCACGAACCTATGTCTACTGTTCGCGAATGTCTTCAATTCTCCGCCTTGCTTCGACAAAGCAACGACCGCACTCGCGAGGAACGACTGGAATTTGCCGAGAATATCATCAAACTGttggagctggaagacatCGCCGATGCTTTGATTGGAGCGCCtggtgaagatggtttAGGTGTCGAGGAGCGCAAGCGTGTTACCATCG GTGTTGAGCTTGCTGCGGATCCTGAATTCCTTCTGTTCTTGGATGAACCTACCTCCGGTCTTGACTCTCAAGCTTCTTACGAAATAGTTCGATTCCTCAAGCGTATCGCTGCATCCGGTCTCGCTGTTCTTTGTACGATTCATCAGCCTTCCGGTGACCTTTTCGAGATGTTTGATTCCGTTGTTCTACTCGCTCCCGGCGGTCATACTGTTTACGTTGGAGAGACTGGTGAAAATGCGGCGACTGTTATCAAGTACTTCGGCGACCGTGGCGCCTACTGTCCCTCTGAGGCTAACCCTGCAGAGTTCATCTTGGGAAC TGTCGCCCCTGTTGGTGGTACTGTCATTGATTGGCCTGGTCTGTGGAAGGAAAGCGCCGAGGCTGCTGAGGTCCAGCGCAAGATCAACGAGTTCACGTCTCGCAACAACTTAGGTGCCGATCATGAGAAGGCTGATGCAGAGACTCAGCAGAAGAGCGGTAGTGATGCTTATGCCTCATCTTTCATGACTCAGTCTAAGGAACTTATTATTAGGAACTTTAGGGCCCAATGGCGAG ATGGCTCTTTCTGGACAACTCAACTCGCCattctcattttcttcGGTCTCTTTGTCGGTTTTTACTGGTTCAAGATTGATCATACTCCCAACAACATGTCTCCTGCCTCTCTGGGTATCCTTGTCGCCGTCCAGGCATTGCCTGGTATTGTCATGGATATCGGTATCAACTACCTGGCAAAGTTGGACATGTTCCTTGCGCGAGAGCGATTGGGCATCTACTCTTGGCAAGCTCTCGTCACCTCACTTCTCGTCGTATCTATCCCTGTTCTCTTTGTCGGCTGGAATTTGCTCTTTTTCTGCTTCTATTGGACAATAGGCTTGATTGGTACTCGAGCAGATGGTGTTCTAATATGGCTATGCTTCCTCAGTTGCGCGATTTTGAACGGTACTTTCGGAGTCTTGCTCGGTGCTGTTTCACCCAACCGATTGTCTTTGCCATACATTCTCTCTTTGGTTTGGAACT TGCTCAACTGTTTGTCCTGGGCTTTGGTCTTCTACTCTggtcttccttcccctttccatTACTTCTTCAGT TGGCTGTCGCCTCTCCGATACCTTTACGGCGCAATGATGACTGCCTCCTTGGGTGATCTCACGCTCAATTGTATCGAGGAAGACCTCGTCACCTTCTACCCACCCCCTGGTCAGACCTGTTACGACTATGCTGCCAACTATCTCTCAACTACCTCTGGTTACCTCGTCGATGGCAACTCTACCACCAGCTGCCAATATTGCACTAGTAGTACCGGGTATGATTACATCCAGCAGATAGGTTTCTCGAACGGTACCAAATGGAGAGATTGGGCGATTACAATTATCTGGTGCTTATCGAACATTTTCTTCTGCTACCTATTTACTTG GTTGGTCAAGATCAGGCCATTGTACAAGAAGAGTTAA
- a CDS encoding glucan 1 translates to MAQQQRYTPVPGMGPSGNSFIGYDLSDSRYPTPQRLSTPSSPPRASSLNSRSLSTSSYADPYATPDSTATAMPLMTEVAQPAAAFQSRHTNPSAHLPIPSENYYPISNEPTAFENVAAQQKARSKKRWFVIGGIILAVAAVVGIVVGVVVSQVNKSHNGNGSSSSNSSSGSTSSSGNGTLTIGSDPSTFQKDSRLHQVFWGFAYTPNDVQLPGCGATQANITKDIQLLSQLTTRLRLYGANCNQTALVMQAIQDTKVNMTIWPAIYVDSNEAAYTSQLEAIVDALKTYGVDMVEGITVGNEYILNTAGSDSTTSSAYTSALATIADKITQVNSTIQALGLSKNLPIGTSDAGSVMSKSLGEDVNYFMANVHPWFGALAINDAATWTYEFFQEFDVQVGAEASNNPAMYIAETGWPTQSSNSSESNDGAGSPQGDASVANLQTFLDTFVCQANANGTQYFYFEAFDEPWKDIYGGVEPWWGLFNFDRELKNVTIPTCN, encoded by the exons ATGGCTCAGCAACAGAGGTATACCCCCGTACCCGGTATGGGACCCAGTGGGAACAGTTTCATCG GATACGACCTTAGTGACTCTCGTTATCCAACA CCCCAACGTCTCTCTACACCCAGCTCTCCCCCTCGTGcatcctctctcaactCGAGGAGTCTATCTACTTCAAGCTACGCCGATCCATATGCCACGCCGGACTCAACTGCCACCGCTATGCCGCTCATGACAGAAGTTGCTCAGCCAGCTGCTGCTTTTCAGAGTCGCCACACTAACCCTTCTGCCCATCTGCCCATCCCTTCCGAAAACTACTACCCCATATCCAACGAACCCACCGCTTTTGAGAATGTTGCCGCTCAGCAGAAGGCAAGAtccaaaaagagatggttCGTCATTGGCGGTATCATCTTGGCTGTAGCCGCAGTCGTCGGTATCGTTGTTGGGGTCGTTGTAAGCCAAGTCAACAAGAGCCACAATGGTAATGGTAGCAGTAGTAGCAATAGTAGCTCGGGCAGCACCTCATCCAGCGGCAATGGCACATTAACTATCGGAAGCGACCCTAGTACATTTCAGAAGGATAGTCGACTTCATCAAGTATTTTGGGGTTTTGCTTACACTCCTAAC GATGTTCAGTTGCCCGGCTGTGGTGCAACGCAAGCTAATATCACTAAGGATATTCAG CTTCTGTCACAACTTACCACTAG GCTGCGTCTATACGGAGCCAATTGTAATCAAACAGCTTTAGTAATGCAAGCTATCCAAGACACAAAGGTTAACATGACAATCTGGCCTGCCATTT ATGTCGATTCTAATGAGGCTGCCTACACGAGCCAATTGGAAGCTATTGTCGATGCTCTCAAAACCTACGGAGTCGACATGGTAGAAGGG atTACTGTGGGTAATGAATATATTCTCAACACAGCCGGTAGTGattccaccacctcttcgGCATACACATCAGCCCTTGCAACTATCGCCGATAAGATTACCCAAGTGAACAGCACTATCCAGGCTTTAGGATTGAGTAAAAACTTACCCATCGGCACTTCTGATGCCGGGTCGGTTATGAGCAAATCCCTAGGTGAAGATGTTAACTATTTCATGGCCAACGTTCATCC ATGGTTCGGCGCCCTTGCTATCAATGACGCTGCCACGTGGACGTATGAATTTTTCCAAGAATTCGATGTCCAAGTCGGTGCAGAAGCCTCTAACAACCCCGCAATGTATATTGCCGAAACTGGCTGGCCCACCCAAAGTTCGAACTCGTCCGAGTCTAATGATGGTGCTGGCAGCCCTCAAGGTGATGCCAGCGTAGCAAATCTTCAAA CCTTTTTGGATACTTTCGTTTGTCAGGCGAATGCCAACGGTACTCAGTACTTCTA TTTTGAGGCATTTGACGAACCCTGGAAAGA TATCTATGGCGGTGTTGAGCCCTGGTGGGGACTGTTCAACTTTGACAGAGAATTAAAGAATGTTACAATTCCAACTTGTAACTAA
- a CDS encoding pre-rRNA-processing protein TSR4, translated as MSPSSPAGSSSSSLCYTNTLLALPDGPIPSSHPDLTSHTVSFIGGYPTFPALPSSSCSSKKVGNTPSEINCGICHKPIPLLAQVYCPPEDGENDRTIYVFACPRVGCQKREGSIRAWRASVRNEEYVRDVEEKRKAAEKAAQEERERARKNPFTVSEATGPNGSALFGTAAPLFGGSSPNPFAPSPNPVPAMTSLSVSADSLPASIASGPSKTLTPPMPAYHPVQYLSTIEEYIPPVDDDVSVASSDDDESPEQKAEWREEGWEKVLPRNVDEVFENFVRRLDQADGGKKQVLRYELGGVPLPYSSASPLTRKLFPGCEKPLAKDEELDLSALYTLKSIPTCPRCGGKRVFELQLVPSLINILRPHTISTTGEAPKASVLKATTEEERKKELAKLAAGVKEEASKDEEGEMEWGNILVYGCERDCVGVGEEWVGVEWEATLEL; from the exons AtgtctccttcatctcctgcaggatcatcctcgtcttcgttATGCTATACGAATACTCTTCTTGCATTACCTGATGGTCccattccatcttcacACCCTGACCTCACATCACACACTGTTTCTTTTATAGGTGGTTACCCCACTTTCCCtgctctcccttcttcatcctgcTCTTCTAAGAAAGTTGGCAATACGCCTTCAGAAATAAACTGTGGTATTTGTCATAAGCCgatccctcttcttgcccaaGTCTACTGTCCTccagaagatggtgaaaaTGACCGAACAATTTACGTGTTTGCTTGTCCCAGAGTAGGTTGTCAGAAGCGAGAAGGAAGTATTCGTGCTTGGAGAGCGTCTGTCAGGAATGAGGAATATGTAAGAGAcgttgaagagaagagaaaagcaGCGGAGAAGGCTGCTCAGGAAGAACGTGAGCGCGCTAGAAAAAATCCTTTCACT GTTAGTGAAGCCACTGGACCCAATGGATCTGCTTTGTTCGGAACTGCCGCTCCTCTCTTTGGTGGCTCTTCCCCTAACCCAttcgctccttctcccaatCCTGTTCCCGCTATGACATCCCTATCCGTTTCTGCCGATTCATTGCCAGCTTCTATCGCTTCCGGTCCTTCCAAAACCCTTACCCCGCCAATGCCCGCCTACCACCCCGTTCAATACCTCTCCACCATTGAGGAGTACATCCCCcctgttgatgatgacgtTTCCGTCGCTTCatctgatgatgatgagagcCCCGAGCAGAAAGCcgaatggagagaagaaggttgggAGAAGGTTTTGCCTAGAAATGTCGACGAAGTGTTTGAAAATTTTGTGAGACGCTTAGATCAGGCCGACGGGGGTAAGAAGCAGGTTTTACGATACGAACTGGGGGGTGTACCATTGCCCTATTCTTCCGCCTCACCTTTGACCAGGAAGCTCTTCCCTGGCTGTGAAAAGCCTTTAgccaaggacgaggagcTCGACTTGTCTGCACTTTATACCCTCAAATCTATTCCCACCTGTCCTAGGTGTGGTGGCAAGCGAGTATTTGAGCTTCAACTTGTTCCCTCTTTGATCAAcattcttcgtcctcataCCATTTCCACAACTGGTGAAGCGCCCAAAGCTTCGGTCCTCAAGGCCAcgacagaagaggagaggaaaaaagaattgGCTAAGCTGGCTGCGGGtgtgaaggaggaggcgagtaaggacgaggagggcGAGATGGAATGGGGAAATATCTTGGTATATGGTTGCGAAAGGGACTgtgttggtgttggtgaAGAGTGGGTTGGCGTCGAGTGGGAGGCCACTTTAGAATTGTAA
- a CDS encoding centromeric protein E produces MDPQSKLRGLQGTPKPVSRARAIFGPKTPSTTTKPYPLSSHNSNTHDIPPLPQGLSPKDGNSSVKIKIKSATTPEARSRVLVKPLGARLPGAGPGTTPSMKLVTKQPERKEPGLFEEDWMSIPTDANPIIPSYNSYEEDLAETEAVQVSIRVRPPNSMERRMDSRCVWTMPEHDQHALKLAKGTEGSREDRDWLFDRILPPHCDNVKTYGTSAKTHVRSAMEGYNAVIFAYGQTASGKTHTLTGSSSEPGIIPLSISDIFAQIRSTPDREYLLRASYIELYNESIFDLLHPNHGHELHLSETKKGVTINGLTEAAVRTEGEVRRLLRSGEEKRRVGATDWNSRSSRSHCVFRITIESRARSLSGDDAPKTPGRNDKTTRISTLSIIDLAGSEKHTSSKERNAEGRHINQSLLTLKLVISKLADLASKRNVTHIPYRDSKLTRLLQNSLSGDALISVICTVSPSALNLAESISTLAFAQGLKRVVLKAQKKEIVDPQALIQQYQNEIADLKAQLRAKELGGGTIGSKSEKEKNEAMEKRLNELRSMILTSVNVRSPNPGDQAYMPPPSPATMKYPKLDYDRSTAELQEELHAEQLCRAELEDEVARLREELATRPLEPNAQIIQLRNENSELKLIADDYERNLREPSRKVREDVEKEYIGKMKTLENQLDSKKIWANRLDENVRFLTAENKQLQARCADAEAKVSQIIEWINTALASADVQSQSPLDLSTSSSQPLGSLVVSNDDFAPSICNQAKNTLTLSASKMQATFSQMDLANFNNKFGSLTMNGRGKGMNGVGRDMVREESHFDLAEVASDDEMF; encoded by the exons ATGGATCCTCAGAGCAAACTTAGGGGGTTACAAGGGACTCCCAAACCTGTGTCTAGAGCCAGGGCTATCTTTGGCCCCAAAACTCCTTCGACAACCACCAAACCATATCCCCTCAGCTCCCACAACTCCAACACCCACGATatccctcccctccctcaAGGCCTTTCTCCCAAGGATGGAAATAGTTCAGTGAAgatcaagatcaagagCGCGACTACACCGGAAGCTAGGTCGAGGGTGCTTGTGAAGCCCCTCGGTGCAAGATTGCCTGGTGCGGGTCCTGGGACCACTCCATCAATGAAGCTGGTGACCAAACAGCCGGAGCGCAAGGAGCCAGGACTTTTTGAGGAGGATTGGATGAGCATTCCCACGGATGCGAATCCTATAATCCCATCATATAATAGTTATGAGGAGGATCTTGCGGAGACTGAGGCTGTACAGGTGTCCATCCG AGTACGGCCTCCAAATTCCATGGAGCGAAGAATGGATTCAAGATGTGTATGGACAATGCCTGAGCATGATCAACATGCTCTCAAGCTGGCAAAAGGAACCGAGGGCAGTCGAGAGGACCGTGATTGGCTATTTG ACCGGATCCTTCCGCCCCACTGCGATAACGTCAAGACGTATGGAACCTCCGCAAAGACACATGTCCGAT CTGCTATGGAAGGTTACAACGCCGTCATTTTCGCTTACGGTCAGACAGCTTCCGGTAAAACTCACACCCTTACCGGGTCTTCATCAGAACCCGGTATCATTCCTCTATCTATTTCTGACATTTTTGCCCAAATTCGCTCAACTCCCGATAGAGAGTACCTCCTACGAGCCTCTTACATCGAGCTTTACAACGAGAGTATCttcgatcttcttcaccccaACCACGGCCACGAGCTCCATTTGAGTGAGACCAAGAAAGGGGTTACAATTAATGGATTGACAGAGGCAGCGGTGAGGACTGAAGGTGAGGTGCGAAGACTGTTGAGGTCGggtgaggaaaagaggagagtgggTGCTACGGACTGGAACTCGAGAAGTTCCCGAAGTCATTGTGTCTTCCGAATT ACAATTGAGTCTCGTGCCAGGAGCCTGAGTGGGGATGACGCTCCAAAAACACCTGGACGAAATGACAAAACTACTCGGATCAGTACATTGTCTATCATCG ATCTGGCTGGTTCGGAGAAACACACTTCCTCCAAGGAGAGAAATGCTGAGGGTAGACATATCAACCAGTC TCTTTTGACCCTCAAGCTGGTCATCTCCAAATTAGCGGACTTGGCCTCCAAGCGAAACGTTACTCATATTCCCTACAGGGATAGTAAACT TACACGGTTACTACAAAACTCACTATCTGGCGATGCGCTCATCTCCGTCATCTGTACCGTGTCCCCTTCCGCTCTCAATCTCGCAGAATCCATTTCGACTCTGGCCTTTGCCCAGGGCCTTAAAAGGGTTGTCCTCAAGgctcagaagaaggagattgtgGATCCTCAAGCTTTGATCCAACAATACCAGAATGAGATTGCCGATCTCAAGGCTCAGCTGAGGGCGAAGGAGCTTGGTGGAGGAACAATTGGATCGAAGAGCGAG aaggaaaagaatgaggcgatggaaaagagattAAACGAACTGAGAAGTATGATCTTGACCTCTGTAAATGTTAGGTCACCCAATCCTGGAGATCAGGCCTAT ATGCCTCCCCCAAGCCCTGCTACGATGAAGTACCCAAAGCTCGATTATGACCGATCCACCGCGGAACTGCAAGAGGAGCTTCACGCAGAACAACTTTGCCGAGCcgagttggaagatgaagttgcTCGTCTCCGTGAGGAGCTTGCTACGAGACCGCTGGAACCTAATGCACAGATCATTCAACTGAGAAATGAAAATAGCGAGCTGAAGCTCATTGCCG ACGATTACGAACGAAATCTTCGAGAACCATCTCGAAAAGTTCGtgaagatgtggagaaAGAGTATATTGGCAAAATGAAGACATTAGAAAACCAATTGGATAGCAAGAAGATCTGGGCGAACAGATTGGACGAGAATGTCAGGTTCTTGACCGCTGAAAACAAACAGTTGCAAGCT CGATGCGCCGATGCAGAAGCCAAGGTCTCTCAAATCATTGAATGGATCAACACTGCCCTCGCATCAGCGGATGTCCAATCTCAATCGCCACTCGACCTTTCTACCAGTTCTAGTCAACCCTTGGGCTCTCTTGTTGTATCCAACGACGATTTTGCCCCATCGATTTGTAATCAAGCCAAAAATACGCTCACCCTCTCCGCATCCAAGATGCAAGCGACATTCAGTCAAATGGATCTGGCAAATTTTAATAATAAATTTGGGAGCTTGACGATGAATGGACGAGGAAAGGGGATGAATGGGGTGGGAAGAGACATGGTAAGGGAGGAGAGTCATTTCGATTTGGCAGAGGTGGCGAGTGATGACGAGATGTTTTGA